Proteins co-encoded in one Hyalangium ruber genomic window:
- a CDS encoding DMT family transporter, with translation MRTALLTVLALGGFAANSLLCRAALAGGGRLIDAASFTSVRLLSGALVLGVLLRLRAGRYQGGSWGSALALFTYAAGFSLAYVRIPAGVGALLLFGCVQTTMLGTGLVRGERPKPLEWAGLLLALGGLMGLTAPGATAPDFTGAALMAGAGVAWGVYSLRGRGSTHPLAATAHNFLLSVPMALVLSGVSAGMQGTPHIMMRGAVLAVASGALASGVGYSLWYAALPHLTATRAAIVQLSVPVLAATGGVLLLGEQLTPRLLGAGTALLCGVLLALASRWRKPPAASREPR, from the coding sequence ATGCGGACGGCCCTGCTGACAGTGCTGGCGCTGGGAGGGTTCGCGGCCAACTCGCTGCTGTGCCGTGCGGCGCTGGCGGGAGGCGGGCGGCTCATCGACGCGGCGAGCTTCACCTCGGTGCGGCTGCTGTCGGGGGCGCTAGTGCTGGGCGTGCTGCTGCGCCTGCGCGCGGGGCGCTACCAGGGCGGCTCCTGGGGCTCGGCGCTGGCGCTGTTCACGTACGCGGCGGGCTTCTCACTGGCGTACGTGCGCATCCCGGCGGGGGTGGGCGCGCTGCTGCTCTTCGGGTGCGTGCAGACGACGATGCTGGGCACGGGGCTGGTGCGAGGCGAGCGACCCAAGCCCCTGGAGTGGGCGGGGCTGCTGCTGGCGCTCGGAGGGCTGATGGGGCTGACGGCGCCCGGGGCCACGGCGCCGGACTTCACGGGCGCGGCGCTGATGGCGGGGGCGGGGGTGGCGTGGGGCGTCTACTCGCTGCGCGGGCGCGGGAGCACCCATCCGCTGGCGGCCACGGCGCACAACTTCCTGCTCAGCGTGCCGATGGCGTTGGTGCTGTCGGGGGTGAGCGCGGGGATGCAGGGAACCCCGCATATAATGATGCGGGGCGCAGTCCTGGCGGTGGCCTCGGGGGCGCTGGCCTCGGGAGTGGGCTACAGCCTGTGGTACGCGGCGCTGCCGCACCTGACGGCGACGCGCGCGGCCATCGTACAGCTCTCGGTGCCAGTGCTCGCGGCGACGGGCGGAGTGCTGCTGCTCGGAGAGCAGCTCACACCGCGACTGCTGGGCGCGGGCACGGCGCTGCTGTGCGGAGTACTGCTGGCCCTGGCCTCGCGCTGGCGCAAGCCCCCAGCGGCATCCAGGGAGCCAAGATGA
- a CDS encoding type VI immunity family protein, translated as MREGLSFNFYMRRPHVELAQGVLRSLESYLDSVGPQALGWYATDEGEYRPLDAAGWQLTRDKVLRRRGALIRLRDASLTDCGYRFLYHGRPLVDLSGEPSPDVVCVARFWLPTEFLEEHGAARVRALALALAAPLPFCSGHAGLSFNGDLDLPGVKREVHQQSLRYPGMDLPEEGSIGLRLGTRLWGVHWLTFLGQPVLGALGGAAGLRARLHEPGTTVQELSEDRAVVTLGPGPEAGDTEQGQTLPAFRELARVLEPWLYHEEKIFDPDLLPDEKLRWERRFLD; from the coding sequence GTGCGTGAAGGCCTGAGCTTCAACTTCTACATGCGACGCCCCCATGTGGAGCTGGCGCAAGGCGTCCTCCGCTCACTGGAGTCCTACCTGGATTCAGTAGGTCCCCAAGCCCTGGGCTGGTACGCAACGGATGAAGGGGAGTATCGGCCCCTCGATGCGGCTGGCTGGCAGCTCACTCGGGACAAAGTGCTCCGACGCCGGGGAGCCCTCATCCGTCTGCGGGATGCTTCTCTCACCGACTGCGGATATCGCTTCCTGTACCACGGCAGGCCGCTCGTCGATCTCTCCGGGGAACCGAGCCCAGACGTGGTCTGCGTCGCACGCTTCTGGCTCCCCACGGAGTTCCTGGAGGAGCATGGGGCGGCACGGGTACGTGCTCTGGCGCTGGCATTGGCCGCCCCCCTGCCCTTCTGCTCGGGTCACGCAGGCCTGTCCTTCAACGGCGACCTCGATCTTCCCGGTGTAAAGCGTGAGGTACACCAGCAGAGCCTCCGCTATCCGGGCATGGACCTGCCGGAGGAGGGCTCCATCGGGCTGAGGTTGGGGACCCGGCTCTGGGGGGTGCATTGGCTGACGTTCCTGGGCCAACCCGTGCTGGGGGCATTGGGCGGCGCGGCAGGGTTGAGAGCACGTCTCCATGAGCCTGGTACCACGGTCCAAGAACTGAGCGAGGATCGTGCAGTCGTCACCCTGGGCCCCGGACCAGAGGCTGGGGACACGGAGCAGGGACAGACGCTCCCCGCCTTCCGAGAGCTGGCACGGGTCCTAGAACCCTGGCTCTACCACGAGGAGAAGATCTTCGACCCCGACCTTCTCCCAGACGAGAAGCTTCGCTGGGAACGCCGCTTCCTCGACTGA
- the dapE gene encoding succinyl-diaminopimelate desuccinylase — protein MSSLAARLAQSTLSLCQISSPIGYEGPLADHVERWARERFRREEVCRVGHSLVVGKLEDSRPTVALVGHLDTVPAHPLDGPARIDGERVFGLGASDMKGGLAVMMALAEDLPLDTLPVNLALILYEKEEGPYLESGLGPLFEKCPELRNIRFGIAMEPTDGVVQVGCVGTLHATLKFSGRSAHSARPWQGENAIHKAGPLLTQLMERQRVEVIHAGFPFFEVMSATLAHGGRARNVVPDTLELNLNYRFAPGKSVEQAQADVRTLVAGRAEVSFTDLSPSGRVCADNALYRRLLAVTGLPAASKQAWTDVARLGEWGVDAVNYGPGETAQAHQANESAPIPALAVAYEKLATFLGGAE, from the coding sequence ATGTCCTCCCTCGCCGCGCGGCTCGCCCAATCCACCCTCTCGCTGTGTCAGATCTCCAGCCCCATCGGGTACGAAGGCCCCCTCGCGGATCATGTGGAGCGCTGGGCCCGGGAGCGCTTCCGGCGGGAAGAGGTGTGCCGGGTCGGGCACTCGCTGGTGGTGGGGAAGCTGGAGGACTCGCGGCCCACGGTGGCGCTGGTGGGACACCTGGACACCGTGCCCGCGCACCCGCTTGACGGCCCGGCGCGCATCGACGGCGAGCGTGTCTTCGGGCTCGGCGCCTCGGACATGAAGGGCGGGCTGGCGGTGATGATGGCGCTGGCCGAGGACCTGCCGCTCGACACCTTGCCGGTGAATCTGGCGCTCATCCTCTATGAGAAGGAGGAGGGCCCCTACTTGGAGAGCGGGCTGGGGCCGCTGTTCGAGAAGTGTCCCGAGCTGCGGAACATCCGCTTTGGCATCGCCATGGAGCCGACGGACGGGGTGGTGCAGGTGGGGTGCGTGGGCACGCTGCATGCGACGCTGAAGTTCTCCGGGCGCAGCGCGCACTCGGCGCGGCCGTGGCAAGGGGAGAACGCCATCCACAAGGCGGGGCCGCTGCTGACGCAGCTCATGGAGCGCCAGCGCGTGGAGGTAATACACGCGGGCTTCCCCTTCTTCGAGGTGATGAGCGCGACGCTGGCTCACGGCGGCCGGGCGCGCAACGTGGTGCCGGACACGCTGGAGCTCAACCTCAACTACCGCTTCGCGCCGGGCAAGTCGGTGGAGCAGGCACAGGCGGACGTGCGGACGCTGGTGGCGGGACGGGCGGAGGTGTCCTTCACGGACCTGTCGCCGAGCGGGCGGGTGTGCGCGGACAATGCGCTGTACCGGCGGCTGCTGGCGGTGACGGGGCTGCCGGCCGCCTCGAAGCAGGCGTGGACGGACGTGGCGCGCTTGGGTGAGTGGGGCGTGGACGCGGTGAACTACGGGCCCGGAGAGACAGCCCAGGCCCACCAGGCCAACGAGAGCGCTCCCATCCCCGCGCTGGCGGTGGCGTACGAGAAGCTCGCGACGTTCCTGGGCGGCGCGGAGTAG